A genomic region of Rhipicephalus sanguineus isolate Rsan-2018 chromosome 3, BIME_Rsan_1.4, whole genome shotgun sequence contains the following coding sequences:
- the LOC119385837 gene encoding lysosomal acid glucosylceramidase-like → MRRQAVSLAIAAIAALIPAVVAECQKRDYGKGSVVCVCNATYCDFAGDVSLPPIGSAFAYESTKDGLRFAKTTIPLSRAPTQDTSANDSLLLVLDSSKMHQTVYGFGGAFTDAAGINVKSLPEKLQDDLIKSYYAKKGLAYNMGRVPLASTDFSERKYTYDDTPGDLELTNFALAREDLDLKIPYIKKATSMVTGPLLLIGSAWSSPAWMKTSNSLEGEGVLIGEPGSAYYKSWAKYYARFLQEYGNHGVRFYGLTAQNEPTTGFTPAVKWQTLGFTAQSQKDFIKLDMGPTLTEAGYGSIQLLIFDDSNSSLSEWSNVVLSDPDAAKYVAGVAIHSYTNESVGPTALDQVHEGFPNKFILNTQTCVGSDAKPEDKVLLGSWERAEEYASNIIEDFNHWVNGFIDWNLALNTEGGPSWAGHFLDSPIIVNATGQEFYKQPIYYALGQFSKFLPMSTVRVESHLEQAHFRDTPATTLQYTAFFTYDSEIAVIVLNK, encoded by the exons ATGAGAAGACAAGCGGTCTCCCTCGCCATAGCTGCAATCGCAGCTCTCATACCAG CCGTGGTTGCTGAGTGCCAGAAGAGGGACTATGGCAAGGGCAGCGTCGTGTGCGTCTGCAACGCGACGTACTGCGACTTCGCTGGCGACGTCTCACTACCACCGATCGGGTCTGCATTTGCGTACGAGAGCACCAAGGACGGCCTACGCTTCGCCAAGACCACCATACCTCTCAGCAGGGCGCCCACTCAGG ATACAAGTGCCAATGACTCTCTCCTGCTCGTGCTGGACTCTTCGAAAATGCACCAGACAGTGTACGGCTTCGGAGGTGCATTCACCGATGCCGCAGGGATAAACGTGAAATCTCTCCCGGAAAAGCTGCAAGACGACCTTATCAAGTCCTACTATGCAAAAAAAG GTCTTGCTTACAACATGGGCAGGGTTCCTCTGGCGAGCACTGACTTTTCAGAGCGCAAATACACTTACGACGACACCCCCGGTGACTTGGAGCTGACCAACTTTGCACTTGCTCGGGAAGACCTAGACCTTAAG ATCCCGTACATAAAGAAGGCCACGTCCATGGTAACTGGGCCCCTGTTGTTGATCGGAAGCGCGTGGAGCAGTCCAGCCTGGATGAAGACCTCCAACTCACTTGAAGGAGAAGGTGTTCTCATAGGCGAACCAGGAAGTGCCTACTACAAGTCGTGGGCGAAGTATTATGCCAG GTTTTTGCAAGAATACGGAAATCATGGCGTCCGCTTCTATGGCCTGACTGCGCAGAACGAGCCAACGACAGGCTTCACGCCAGCCGTTAAATGGCAGACCCTGGGCTTTACGGCGCAGTCTCAGAAGGACTTTATCAAGCTTGACATGGGACCAACGCTCACTGAGGCCGGCTATGGCTCGATTCAGCTTCTAATCTTCGACGACAGTAACTCCAGTCTTTCCGAGTGGTCAAATGTG GTTCTCAGTGATCCGGATGCAGCCAAGTATGTAGCCGGAGTGGCCATCCACAGCTACACGAACGAGTCCGTTGGTCCAACGGCTCTTGACCAAGTGCACGAAGGCTTCCCGAACAAGTTCATCTTGAACACTCAAACATGCGTTGGCTCGGATGCTAAGCCAGAAGACAAGGTCTTATTGGGCAGTTGGGAGCGCGCCGAAGAGTATGCGAGCAACATCATTGAG GACTTCAACCACTGGGTTAACGGTTTTATTGACTGGAACCTGGCTCTGAACACGGAAGGTGGCCCCAGCTGGGCTGGACATTTCCTCGACTCGCCCATTATCGTGAACGCCACCGGCCAGGAGTTCTACAAGCAGCCGATTTACTACGCATTGGGTCAATTCAG CAAATTCCTTCCTATGTCCACTGTGAGGGTTGAGTCACATTTGGAGCAAGCACATTTCCGAGACACGCCTGCGACGACGCTCCAGTACACAGCGTTCTTCACGTACGATTCTGAAATAGCGGTGATCGTGCTCAACAAGTGA
- the LOC119387129 gene encoding uncharacterized protein LOC119387129, with product MQLPVRILLFLLVAIMAAASSALGYSVASPVSSQQQQQQQRHRINVGRWLKSVLPAAAAAAASGSDTDSRNTADMDAADMIDPVLLASGFAKRQEDDYGHMRFGRSDDYGHMRFGRK from the coding sequence ATGCAACTCCCCGTCCGCATCCTCCTGTTCCTTCTGGTGGCCATCATGGCGGCAGCGAGTTCGGCGCTAGGCTATTCGGTGGCCAGCCCGGTCTCctcgcaacagcagcagcaacagcagcgccaCCGGATCAACGTGGGCCGCTGGCTGAAGAGCGTGCTGcctgcggccgcagcggccgccgcGTCAGGGAGCGACACCGACAGTCGCAACACAGCCGACATGGACGCCGCCGACATGATCGACCCCGTCCTGCTCGCCTCTGGGTTCGCCAAGCGGCAGGAGGACGATTACGGTCATATGCGGTTCGGACGATCCGACGACTACGGACACATGCGCTTCGGCAGAAAGTGA